Proteins encoded by one window of Salvia splendens isolate huo1 chromosome 7, SspV2, whole genome shotgun sequence:
- the LOC121740922 gene encoding ubiquitin-conjugating enzyme E2 7-like — MASPSQASLLLQKQLKDLCKNPVDGFSAGLLDETNLFEWSVTIIGPPDTLYEGGFFNAIMSFPSDYPNSPPTVRFTSEVWHPNVYADGKVCISILHPPGDDPNGYELASERWSPVHTVESIVLSIISMLSSPNDESPANVEAAKEWRDRRDDFKKKVSRCVRRSQEML; from the exons atggcTTCACCCTCTCAAGCCAGTCTCCTCCTTCAGAAACAGCTCAAAG ATCTGTGCAAAAATCCTGTGGACGGATTTTCCGCCGGATTGTTGGATGAGACCAATCTTTTTGAATGGAGTGTTACTATTATTGGGCCTCCTGATACTCTGTA CGAAGGAGGTTTCTTCAATGCCATAATGAGCTTCCCATCAGATTACCCGAACAGTCCTCCTACAGTAAGATTTACCTCAGAAGTCTGGCATCCCAATG TATATGCTGATGGAAAGGTTTGCATTTCAATTCTTCACCCCCCTGGGGATGATCCAAACGGCTATGAGCTTGCTAGTGAACGATGGTCACCTGTCCACACG GTGGAGAGTATAGTTCTTAGCATCATATCGATGCTTTCAAGCCCTAATGACGAGTCTCCTGCTAATGTTGAAGCTGCT AAGGAATGGAGAGATCGAAGGGATGATTTCAAGAAGAAAGTTAGTCGTTGCGTAAGACGGTCTCAAGAAATGCTTTGA